The Anastrepha ludens isolate Willacy chromosome 2, idAnaLude1.1, whole genome shotgun sequence genome contains a region encoding:
- the LOC128871819 gene encoding organic cation transporter protein-like, which produces MDFSAVLEKCGSYGRYQFMLLLLFGCTNILSSMHYFAQTIISFTPEHWCYHEKLGNASISYIRSIYEQTANPHCTLLDDIIDDRPVVAGVGKCREWIYAYDRDYRSITTDLKWVCDDAYQVAVGQSFFFVGSIVGTIFFGFLADKIGRLPALICTTLAGASGDFLTSFVSSLPTFALYRFVSGLSNDTIFYLMYIMVFEYLSPKKRTFGLNIIPAIFYCFGLFMSPWYAIWVGTWRYYLYVASLPALVVLVYPIFICESAQWLIATQRYDRAINCLKRVAKYNGRVVEEEIFVQFRRYYETKMAEEIKLNTNKDSFWGMFRTPRLRKFTTILLIKSVIITMAFDVLSRNMEGLGSSPFMLFSFTSITYIPGGLTIILLQNRIGRKGMAFGSLFVGAIVVTITGFLIAFLDPEQNAVLLAVMVALGRYGAIVSYDAEAQYAAEFIPTTVRGRGMANIHVIGYGFASLSSYVIFLGHYFKPLPSIVIAVAMMFGALLCLALPETLNLKLPETLKDGEKFARHQRWYHFPCLSHERKGETKHKQKNENANSIS; this is translated from the exons atggACTTCAGTGCAGTATTGGAGAAATGCGGCAGTTATGGACGCTATcaatttatgttgttgttgttatttggaTGCACAAATATACTCTCATCGATGCATTATTTTGCACAGACGATTATTAGTTTTACGCCAGAACATTG GTGTTACCACGAAAAGTTGGGCAATGCCAGCATATCTTACATACGCAGCATTTATGAGCAGACGGCAAATCCTCACTGTACCCTGCTCGATGATATCATCGACGACCGACCAGTGGTTGCAGGGGTAGGTAAGTGCAGAGAATGGATATACGCTTACGATCGCGATTACCGCAGCATAACAACAGAT CTCAAATGGGTGTGTGACGATGCGTACCAAGTTGCTGTGGGGCAATCTTTTTTCTTTGTGGGCTCTATCGTTGGTACAATATTCTTCGGTTTTCTGGCTGACAAAATCGGACGCCTCCCAGCGCTGATTTGTACCACACTCGCTGGTGCTTCAGGAGATTTTTTAACTTCCTTCGTTAGTTCACTGCCGACATTTGCGTTATACAGATTTGTGTCGGGCCTATCAAATGACACCATATTCTATCTCATGTACATAATGG TTTTCGAGTACTTGAGCccaaaaaaacgcacattcggTCTTAACATCATACCAGCTATTTTCTATTGCTTTGGATTGTTTATGTCACCCTGGTACGCCATTTGGGTGGGTACATGGCGTTATTACCTCTATGTGGCCTCTTTGCCGGCGCTGGTCGTACTCGTCTACCCGATCTTCATCTGTGAGAGCGCGCAATGGTTAATAGCGACACAACGTTACGATCGTGCCATTAATTGCTTGAAGCGAGTCGCTAAATACAACGGGCGCGTGGTTGAAGAGGAGATATTCGTGCAATTCAGAAGATACTATGAAACAAAAATGGCCGAGGAGATTAAGTTGAATACCAATAAAGACTCTTTCTGGGGCATGTTTCGCACGCCGCGGCTGCGCAAGTTCACCACCATACTGCTGATAAAATC CGTTATCATTACAATGGCTTTCGACGTGCTCAGCCGCAATATGGAAGGTTTAGGCTCTTCTCCCTTCATGCTGTTCTCGTTCACCTCGATTACCTATATCCCAGGCGgtttaacaattattttgctaCAAAACCGTATCGGTCGCAAAGGAATGGCTTTCGGTTCGCTCTTCGTTGGTGCAATCGTTGTAACGATCACTGGCTTCTTGATTGCATTTCTTGATCCTGAACAGAACGCTGTGCTGCTGGCAGTTATGGTTGCTTTGGGTCGTTATGGTGCGATTGTAAGTTATGATGCAGAGGCGCAATATGCTGCTGAATTCATACCAACAACTGTACGTGGACGGGGCATGGCAAATATTCATGTGATCGGTTATGGTTTTGCATCGCTCAGTTCGTATGTCATTTTCTTGGGCCACTACTTCAAACCACTACCTTCGATTGTTATCGCTGTTGCAATGATGTTCGGCGCTCTACTCTGTTTGGCATTGCCAGAGACATTAAATCT AAAATTACCTGAAACACTAAAAGACGGCGAGAAATTCGCAAGGCATCAGCGCTGGTACCACTTCCCATGCTTAAGTCACGAAAGAAAgggtgaaacaaaacacaaacaaaaaaacgaaaatgcgAATAGCATTAGCTGA
- the LOC128871820 gene encoding organic cation transporter-like protein, which yields MGLPPMDFDAVLEKCGNFGRFQYILLLLFGFTNILSSLHYFAQTIISFTPEHWCYHEKLANASFAEIRAVYAQTDNPKCTLLDDIIDGRPIVAEVGQCRKWIYEYEMGYESVTSELNWVCEDTLQSAVGQSLWFVGSVMGTVFFGFLADKIGRLPALILTTLTGATGDFLTSFVNSLPLFAIFRFISGLSTDTFFYLMYIMVFEYLSPQKRTLGLNLITGLFYCIGLAISPWLAIWSGSWRTYLYIASVPALIVLAYPIFICESAQWLIATKRYARAIKCLKYVAKLNKREVSDEVFDEFKAYYQNKQNEERKLKTNKDTFWGMFRTPRLRKFTIIMVLKSMFISLTFDVVSKNMEGMGTSPFILFSATSISYILGGMTIILLQNRIGRKGMAFSTLFMSAIIISTTGFMVALLDTEKHSTLLAIMVGLGRYGVVVSYEAEAQYASEFIPTTVRGRGIANIHVAGFAFASLSSYVIYLGYYYKPLPSVLMSIIALMGALLCLALPETMNQKLPQTLKDGEEFARHQRWYYFLCFDRKKNTKEAVIADKF from the exons ATGGGTCTGCCACCGATGGATTTTGATGCTGTTTTGGAGAAATGTGGTAACTTCGGACGttttcaatacattttattactattatttggATTTACAAATATCCTCTCATCGCTGCATTATTTTGCGCAGACAATAATCAGTTTTACGCCGGAACATTG GTGTTACCACGAAAAATTAGCTAATGCCAGTTTTGCTGAAATTCGCGCTGTTTACGCTCAAACTGACAACCCCAAGTGTACTCTTCTCGACGATATTATTGATGGCAGACCAATTGTTGCTGAAGTGGGCCAGTGTCGGAAATGGATTTATGAATATGAAATGGGATACGAAAGCGTTACCTCAGAA CTAAACTGGGTATGCGAGGACACCTTGCAGTCTGCAGTGGGTCAATCGCTGTGGTTTGTCGGGTCCGTTATGGGCACGGTATTCTTCGGTTTCTTGGCTGATAAAATCGGTCGTCTGCCAGCGCTCATTCTCACTACACTTACAGGCGCTACAGGTGACTTTTTGACAAGTTTTGTCAATAGCCTACCACTTTTTGCAATCTTCCGCTTTATTTCTGGGCTATCAACGGACACCTTCTTCTATCTCATGTACATAATGG TTTTTGAGTACCTAAGCCCACAGAAGCGCACACTCGGTTTGAACTTGATAACCGGTTTATTCTACTGTATCGGCTTGGCAATCTCTCCCTGGTTAGCAATTTGGTCTGGTTCGTGGCGAACCTATCTCTACATTGCTTCGGTGCCCGCCTTGATTGTACTCGCAtatccaatttttatttgtgaaagcgCACAATGGCTGATCGCAACCAAACGTTACGCTCGTGCAATTAAATGtctcaaatatgttgctaaaCTCAATAAACGTGAGGTGAGCGATGAGGTATTCGACGAGTTCAAAGCATACTATCAAAACAAACAGAATGAGGAACGCAAGTTGAAAACAAACAAGGACACCTTCTGGGGCATGTTCCGTACACCGCGTTTACGTAAATTTACCATCATAATGGTGTTGAAGTC CATGTTCATCTCGCTCACATTTGATGTAGTGAGCAAAAATATGGAAGGCATGGGCACCTCACCGTTCATACTTTTCTCAGCCACTTCAATTTCCTACATACTTGGCGGTATGACAATCATCCTGCTACAAAATCGAATAGGCCGCAAGGGTATGGCTTTCAGTACGCTCTTTATGAGCGCAATCATTATTTCCACTACCGGCTTTATGGTTGCTTTACTCGATACCGAAAAACATTCCACACTACTTGCCATTATGGTTGGTCTCGGACGCTACGGCGTTGTAGTGAGCTATGAGGCGGAAGCACAATATGCTTCAGAATTCATACCGACCACTGTACGCGGACGCGGCATAGCCAATATTCATGTTGCAGGTTTCGCTTTTGCAAGTCTTAGCTCTTATGTGATATATTTAGGTTACTACTATAAACCGCTGCCATCGGTCCTTATGTCTATAATAGCTTTGATGGGCGCACTGTTATGCTTAGCTTTGCCAGAGACAATGAATCA AAAATTACCGCAGACCTTAAAAGATGGCGAGGAGTTTGCGCGACATCAACGCTGGTACTACTTCTTGTGCTTCGATAGGAAAAAGAATACCAAAGAAGCTGTGATCGCAGATAAATTTTAG